Below is a window of Flavobacterium sp. N2820 DNA.
ACGCAACAAATGACAGGAACTGAAATTCTTAGAATTGCGAACTTAAACAACATGGAAGTTGAAGTAGATGTAAACGAAAACGATATTGTAAAAATAAACATTGGTGATTCGGCTAAAATTGAAGTTGATGCGTATTTAAAAAGGGAATTTAAAGGAATTGTTACGAGTATTTCCAATTCGGCAAGTACGGCGTTAACAGCTGATCAAGTAACTAACTTTAAAGTAAAAGTTAGAATTTTAAAAGAATCGTATCAAGATTTATTAAAAGGCAAACCAGAAAACTATTCGCCTTTTAGACCAGGAATGACGGCTACTGTTGATATTATTACCGAAAGAAAAGAAAAAATTATTGCTGTACCAATTAGTGCTGTTGTAATTAAAGATGATACTACTTCTGTTAAAAAAGACATTGTTGCGGAGTTAGAAAAAGAAGATCAAGAGAAAAAAGGAACAGCTCCAAAAAGTGATAAAAAATTCGAATGTGTTTTTGTTAAGGTTGGCGATAAAGCAAAGCTTCGTGTAGTAAAAACAGGTATTCAAGACGATTCAAATATTGAAATTATATCAGGTTTAAAACCAGGTGAAGAAATTATCATTGGTCCATATACCACTGTTTCTAAAGATTTAGTTTCAAATGATAAAGTAAAAGTGGAGTCTGAAAAAGATAAAAAAGACAATACTAAAAAAGAAAAATAAGATTTCTTATTAGTTAATTTGGGTAAGTAAGACGTTAGAAATAGCGTCTTATTTTTTTTAGAAAAGATTACGTAGTAACTTTGCTGTTCAAAAATCAATTATGTCGCTTATTTTAAATTTAGAAACCGCCACAAAAAATTGTTCTGTAGCCTTGGCTAAAGACGGAAAAACTATTGCATGCAAAGAAATAGCAGCACAAAATTTTTCACATGCAGAAAAATTACATGTTTTTATAGAAGAAATTTTAAGTGAAAATAATATTCAATTTTCAGATTTGAATGCGATTGCGGTGAGTCAAGGACCTGGTTCTTACACAGGTTTGCGAATTGGCGTTTCTTCGGCAAAAGGGTTGTGTTATGCATTGAATATTCCATTGATTGCACTAGATACATTACAGCTTTTAGCTAAACAAATCACAATAGAAAACGGTATTATTCTGCCAATGATTGATGCACGTAGAATGGAAGTTTTCTCAGCTTTTTACGATAAAAATCACATCCAAATTCGAACTACTCAAGCCGAAATAATCGATGAATTATCCTATCAAGAAATTTCAGAAATTATTCATTTAGTTGGTGACGGAATTGAAAAATTCAAAAACACATTGACAGATGAGAAATTTATATTTCATAGCGATGCTGTATTTCCTTCTGCAAAAGAAATGAGTGAATTGTCGTTTAATAAATTCAAAATAAAAGACTTTGTTGATGTTGCTTATTTTGAACCTTTTTATTTAAAAGATTTCGTTTTATCTAAGTAAAAAAATTATTCTTTGTGAATTTCCACTTGATGTGGATATGGAATTTCGATACCAACTTGATCAAAAGCTTGTTTAGTTTTTTCTAAAACATCCGATTTTACTTTCCAATAATTATCAGTTAAAGTAAATGGGCGAACAGCAAAATCAATTGAACTGGTGGCTAAATTTGTAATAAATACCGCAGCTTCTGGCTCGTTTAATACTTCAGGAATTGATTTTAAAACGGTTTCTATTGTTGACTTTGCTAACTGTAAATCGGTTGTATAATCAACAGAAAGAATTAAATCAACTCTTCTAATTCCGTTGACAGTATAATTTGTTATAACACCATTTGATAAAGCTGCATTTGGAATTATAATTTGTTTGTTGTCTGGCGATGTTATTACTGTAGAAAATATTTTTATATCTTTTACAGTTCCTAATACACCTTGTGCTTCAATAAAATCACCCAATCTAAAAGGTTTAAAGAGAATAATTAAAATTCCACCAGCAAAATTGGAAAGTGAACCTTGTAGCGATAAACCGATAGCTAAACCAGCGGCCCCTAAAATGGTTACAAATGCAGAGGTTTCTATGCCAAGTTTTGAAATTACCGTAACAAAGAGTAATATACGCAAGGTCCAAAAAATTAAATTTCCAATAAAATTAGAAAGCGTTAATTCTACATTACGACTTACCATTAATTTTTTAGCAGCTTTAGTTATAAAACTAGTAGCCCATAGTCCAATTAAAAGGATCAGAATTGCCACTACAAACTTTGGAGAGTATTCTAGGATTAAATTTTTTATGGTTTCGAAATAATTTTGGATTTCTAATGCTGTCATGGTTCTATTTGAAGTGAATTGTAATTACAAAGATAAAGTTTGTATCCAAAATAAACTAATTGCATTTTGTTTTTACTTTTAATCCAGTTTAATTTAAAGTTATCAAAAGGTTTGTTTTTTGTTTGAAAAACTTATAATTGATAACATTAAATTAACGTAAGAATGAAAATCTTGAAAGACTTTTGCATAAAATTAATTCATATAAAATGGAACAGATTTATATTATAATGTTAATTGCTCTAGCTATACTTGCTATTACTGATTTAATGGTAGGAGTTAGTAATGATGCGGTTAATTTTTTAAACTCTGCAATTGGTTCGAAAGCGGTTTCGTTTAAAACAATCATGATTGTTGCGAGTTTAGGAGTTGCAGTTGGAGCTTTGTATTCAAACGGAATGATGGAAATTGCCAGAAACGGAATTTTTACACCAAGTATGTTCAGTTTCAACGATGTTATTATCATCTTTTTAGCGGTAATGATTACAGATGTATTGTTGTTAGATGTCTTTAACACATTAGGATTACCAACATCA
It encodes the following:
- a CDS encoding efflux RND transporter periplasmic adaptor subunit: MSKKTIFILLGSAIGLILLLVGLKKGGVIGNNDDSKIVELSKVAQTTIVETVSATGKIQPEIEVKISSEVSGEVIALPVKEGQQVKKGDLLVRINPDLYESGVNRSVASMSTTKAGLTQADAQVKEAKASYDRSKKLFDKGIISRAEWDKAVSAYEVAVANKQSAYYQVQSASATVTEAKDNLGRTTIYAPADGTISLLNIELGERVLGTQQMTGTEILRIANLNNMEVEVDVNENDIVKINIGDSAKIEVDAYLKREFKGIVTSISNSASTALTADQVTNFKVKVRILKESYQDLLKGKPENYSPFRPGMTATVDIITERKEKIIAVPISAVVIKDDTTSVKKDIVAELEKEDQEKKGTAPKSDKKFECVFVKVGDKAKLRVVKTGIQDDSNIEIISGLKPGEEIIIGPYTTVSKDLVSNDKVKVESEKDKKDNTKKEK
- the tsaB gene encoding tRNA (adenosine(37)-N6)-threonylcarbamoyltransferase complex dimerization subunit type 1 TsaB produces the protein MSLILNLETATKNCSVALAKDGKTIACKEIAAQNFSHAEKLHVFIEEILSENNIQFSDLNAIAVSQGPGSYTGLRIGVSSAKGLCYALNIPLIALDTLQLLAKQITIENGIILPMIDARRMEVFSAFYDKNHIQIRTTQAEIIDELSYQEISEIIHLVGDGIEKFKNTLTDEKFIFHSDAVFPSAKEMSELSFNKFKIKDFVDVAYFEPFYLKDFVLSK
- a CDS encoding mechanosensitive ion channel family protein; its protein translation is MTALEIQNYFETIKNLILEYSPKFVVAILILLIGLWATSFITKAAKKLMVSRNVELTLSNFIGNLIFWTLRILLFVTVISKLGIETSAFVTILGAAGLAIGLSLQGSLSNFAGGILIILFKPFRLGDFIEAQGVLGTVKDIKIFSTVITSPDNKQIIIPNAALSNGVITNYTVNGIRRVDLILSVDYTTDLQLAKSTIETVLKSIPEVLNEPEAAVFITNLATSSIDFAVRPFTLTDNYWKVKSDVLEKTKQAFDQVGIEIPYPHQVEIHKE